GTGGATAACGGATAGATAGAAGAGTGTCTATGTTTAAAGTGAACCTTCGGACAGTGAAAATATGTTATTTGTCTCAGGTCATCACGGCGCTGGGTCGAACCTGGCACCCTGAGCACTTCACGTGCGCTCACTGCAATCAAGAACTAGGCACGAGGAACTTCTTTGAGCGCGACAGCAGACCGTACTGCGAGCCTGACTACCACAATCTCTTTTCTCCGCGATGCGCCTACTGCAATGGACCAATTCTCGACGTTAGTGttcaattcaaataataatttgaacacAACCGTCGACAAATCACTAACTCGTGTTTTCTTTCAGAAATGCGTGACAGCGCTTGAGAAGACCTGGCACACGGAACACTTCTTTTGCGCTCAATGCGGCCAGCAATTTGGAGAAGAGGGTTTCCATGAAAGAGATGGCAAGCCCTACTGCAGGGCTGACTATTTTGACATGTTTGCGCCCAAGTGTGGCGGTTGCAACAAAC
Above is a genomic segment from Melitaea cinxia chromosome 5, ilMelCinx1.1, whole genome shotgun sequence containing:
- the LOC123653707 gene encoding paxillin; translated protein: MLGSLRADMSRQGVQTPQKGCCNACEKPIVGQVITALGRTWHPEHFTCAHCNQELGTRNFFERDSRPYCEPDYHNLFSPRCAYCNGPILDKCVTALEKTWHTEHFFCAQCGQQFGEEGFHERDGKPYCRADYFDMFAPKCGGCNKPIMENYISALNTQWHPDCFVCKDCQNPVKGKTFYAMEGKPVCPACAGVDEED